AGCCCAGGATGTTGCCGCGTTGGATTTGGTGCGAGTTGAATACCTGGGAAAAAAAGGCCATTTAACCCTCCAGATGTCATCGCTGCGTGACTTACCAGCCGAGGAACGTCCAGCGGCAGGGGCTGTTATTAATCAGGCGAAACAAGAAGTCCAGGAAGCATTGAACGTGCGTAAGGCGAAACTGGAATCAGATGTTCTGAATGCACGTCTGGCAGCAGAAAAAATTGATGTTTCATTGCCTGGCCGTCGGATGGAAAATGGTGGCTTGCACCCTGTTACCCGAACTATCGAACGTATTGAAACTTTCTTTGGCGAGCTGGGCTTTTCTGTTGAATCTGGCCCAGAAATCGAAGATGACTATCATAACTTTGATGCTTTGAATATTCCTGCACACCATCCAGCGCGTGCTGATCACGATACTTTTTGGTTTGATGCGACACGTTTACTGCGTACCCAGACTTCTGGGGTGCAGATCCGCACGATGAAAGATAGTCAGCCACCAATTCGTATCATTGCGCCAGGACGTGTATACCGCAATGATTATGATCAGACACATACTCCAATGTTCCATCAGGTGGAAGGGTTGATTGTTGATAAAAATATCAGTTTTACCAATCTGAAAGGGACATTGCATGATTTTTTGAATAACTTCTTTGAAGACGATATGCAGATACGTTTCCGTCCTTCTTATTTTCCATTTACAGAACCTTCCGCAGAAGTTGATGTTATGGGTAAAAATGGCAAATGGTTAGAAGTATTAGGCTGCGGTATGGTGCACCCTAACGTATTGCGTAATGTTGGTATTGATCCTGAGGTCTATTCTGGTTTTGCCTTTGGTATGGGAATGGAGCGACTGACCATGCTTCGTTATGGTGTGACAGATTTGCGAGCATTCTTCGAAAATGATTTGCGTTTCCTCAAACAATTTAAATAAGGCGGGTATATCTCATGAAATTCAGTGAACTCTGGTTACGCGAGTGGGCAAACCCAGCCATTAATAGTGAAGCATTGTCTGATCAAATCACCATGGCTGGCTTGGAAGTTGATGGTGTTGAAAAAGTGGCAGGTCAATTCCACGGTGTAATTGTTGGTGAAGTTGTTGAATGTGGACAACATCCAAATGCAGATAAATTACGTGTCACAAAAGTTAATGTCGGCGGCGAACGTCTGCTGGATATTGTTTGTGGTGCACCTAATTGTCGTCAAGGACTTCGTGTTGCTGTTGCTACAATCGGTGCTGTGCTACCGGGTGATTTTAAAATTAAACCGGCAAAATTGCGTGGAGAGCCGTCAGAAGGCATGTTGTGTTCGTTTTCCGAACTAGGTATTGCTGACGATCAGGATGGCATTATTGAACTGCCAGCAGATGCGCCAATTGGTATTGATCTGCGTGATTACATGAAATTAGATGATAACGCGATCGAAATCAGCATTACACCAAACCGTGCTGACTGCCTGAGCATCATGGGAGTTGCCCGTGACGTTGCGGTTATTAATAAATTGTCCATGACTGAGCCGAGAATCGAAGCCGTTAAGCCGACGACAGATGCAACATTCCCTATTCGCGTTGATGCTCCTGAAGCGTGTCCACGTTATATGGGACGTGTAATTAAGAACGTCAACGTCAAGGCGACTACTCCATTGTGGATGCGTGAAAAACTGCGTCGTGGCGGCGTTCGTTCTATTGATCCGGTTGTTGATATCACCAACTATGTTTTACTCGAATTAGGCCAACCATTGCATGCGTTCGATTTAGAACGTTTAAATGGTTCAATTATTGTTCGCTTCGCTGAGCAAGGTGAGAAACTCACTCTGCTGGATGGTAATGAAATAGAACTTTCTGCTGAAACACTTGTTATTTCTGATGAAAAACAAGCGCTTGCTATGGCTGGCATTTTTGGCGGAGAATATTCTGGTGTTAATGCTGAAACTCAGCATATCATGCTGGAATGCGCATTTTTTGCACCATTGGCAATTGCCGGTCGTGCGCGCCGTTATGGTTTGCATACCGATGCTTCCCACCGTTTTGAACGCGGTGTTGATCCACAGCTTCAGTATAAAGCGATGGAATATGCCACTCAGTTGTTGGTCGACATTTGTGGTGGGGAAGCCGGAGAAATCGTTGATGTTGCTAGTGAATCTCATTTACCAAAACCAGCAACGATTACGCTTAATCGCAATAAATTAGATCGCTTGATTGGTCATCATATTACTGATGAACAAGTCACAGATATTCTGGTGCGTTTAGGCTGTCAGGTAACCATCCAGAATGGTAGTTGGCAAGCTGTTGCACCTAGCTGGCGCTTTGATATGCAAATCGAGGAAGATCTTGTTGAAGAGGTCGCCCGTATTTACGGTTATAACAACATTCCTGACGTACCTGTGCGTGCAGATCTGATGATGACTTCACATCGTGAAGCTGATTTGCCATTGAAACGGGTTAAAACAATGCTGGTGGACAGGGGTTATCAGGAAGCGATTACTTACAGCTTCGTTGATCCTAAGGTTCAGAAATATCTTCACCCACAGGAAGAAGCGTTGCTCTTGCCTAATCCGATTTCGGCGGATATGTCTGCAATGCGTTTGTCCTTGTTGACAGGATTATTGGTCACTGTCGCCTATAACCAAAACCGTCAACAAAACCGTGTTCGTTTATTCGAAACTGGGTTGCGTTTTGTGCCGGATGCAAATGCGGAACATGGAATTCGTCAGGAATTAATGCTTGGTGGTGTTATTGCAGGAAACCGGTTCGAAGAGCACTGGTCGATTGAAAAACAAGCAGTTGATTTCTTTGATTTGAAGGGTGATTTAGAATCTGTTTTAGAACTGACAGGTAAACTATCTAAGATTTCCTTTAAAGCAGAAGAACATCCTGCTTTACATCCTGGGCAAAGTGCAGGGATTTATCTGGGAAATAATTACATTGGTTATATCGGTGTTGTTCATCCAGAACTGGAGCGTAAACTTGACTTAAACGGCCGTACCGTGGTATTCGAGTTATTATGGACTGGTCTGGTAGACCGCGTGATCCCTGAAATGAAGGAAGTTTCTCGCTTCCCATCTAACCGCCGCGATATCGCCATCGTTGTGCCTGAAAATGTAGCCGCAGAAGATGTTCTGGCTGAATGTAAGAAAGTTGGCGTAAATCATATAGTTGGCATAAACTTGTTTGACGTGTATTGTGGTAAAGGTGTCGCGGAAGGCTACAAAAGTCTTGCTATTAGCTTAATCTTGCAGGATACCATGCGTACACTGGAAGAAGAAGAAATTGCTGCGACTGTCAACAAATGCGTTGCTGCATTAGAACAGCGATTCCAAGCATCCTTGAGGGACTGAACTTATGGCGCTTACTAAAGCTGAAATGTCAGAAAATCTGTTTGAAAAACTGGGTATTAGCAAGCGTGACGCTAAAGATCTGGTAGAAATGTTCTTTGAAGAAGTTCGTCGTTCTTTGGAGAATGGGGAGCAAGTGAAATTATCTGGATTCGGCAACTTTGATTTACGAGACAAAAATCAACGTCCAGGCCGTAATCCAAAAACAGGTGAAGATATTCCGATTACGGCTCGCCGTGTTGTCACTTTTCGCCCTGGCCAAAAACTGAAAAACCGAGTGGAAAAAGCATTACCCAAAGAATAAATATATAAAAAGGCCGCATTTTGCGGTCTTTTTCTTATCTTCTATCTTTATTGTGCTCAGCGGAAAGAGCACTTATTTTTTAACATGGCCTCACACATGCGCTCTGTTTATGAGTTGATCACCTACCAGAGAAAACGTAACCATCGGGTGATGGCGGTTTTATCTGTTCTATTCGTTATTCTGTTCATTTTGTCACTATGCGCTGGTGAAATCTGGTTTTGGCCTGATCAGTGGTTATCGGAGCCTGCGCGGTTGTTTATTTGGCAGTTGAGGTTGCCCAGAGCGATTGCAGTAATCGTGGTTGGCGCGAGCTTAGCTCTGTCAGGAGCAATTATGCAGGCGTTGTTTGAGAATCCATTGGCAGAACCAGGATTGCTTGGGATCAGTAATGGTGCCGGTGTTGTAGTGGTGTTTTTAATCCTTATCTTTCATGGTATTGCGCCATTATGGTTGTTAAGTGTGGGAGCGGTACTTGGGGCATTTTTCATGACGGCTATTTTGCTGGTTTTTTCCAGAAAACAGCAAGTGACTAATACCCGTCTGTTATTGATTGGTGTTGCTTTCGGGGTGATCTTTGGCGCTTTAATGACATGGATGGTTTATTTCAGTACCAGCTTAGATCTCCGCCAATTAATGTATTGGATGATGGGAAGTTTCAGTGGAATTGATTGGCGCCAAAAATGGCTGTTTGTTGTATTGCTTCCCGCTATCTTATGGTTAAGCAGCAAAGGCAATATCTTGAATTATCTCTCTCTTGGAGAGTTACAGGCTCGGCAACTGGGGGTGTCCCACCATAAATGGCGTAATGTGTTTGTATCGGTAATCGGGTTATTAGTTGGTTTGAGCGTTGCCCTTGCGGGAGCGATCAGTTTTATCGGTTTGGTTATCCCCCATATTTTAAGATTGATTGGCTTAACTGATCATAAGGCATTACTTCCGGCTTGTGCGTTGGCGGGAAGCAGTGGTTTGCTGCTGGCAGATTTAGTTTCTCGCCTGTCATTATCTCATGCCGAAGTGCCGATAGGGGTTGTCACGGTAACCTTAGGATCTCCAATTTTTATATGGCTTTTATTAAGAACGCGTCATTATTAAGAAATCCCGTTTTTGCATTGTTAATGCAGATAAGGAGATGAGGGGAATAACATGATCGGGCAACCGATTTTGGAACTGGATAATGTAAATATAAACAATAGATTGAGTTCATTATCTGAATCCGTTACGGCAGGAAAACAAATTCATCTGGTGGGACTCAATGGTTCAGGGAAAAGTACACTGCTCGCAGCAATTGCGGGTGTTTTACCCTATAGCGGCACTATTCGCTTGCATGGTCGGAATTTGCAGGATTATCGCCAGCACGAGTTAGCAAAGCGCCGAGCCTGGCTATCCCAAACTTCTTCTGTTCCTGCCATGCCGGTTTTTCAATATTTAGATATGTTCCGCCCTGAATGCGCTCCATTAGCTCAAAGTGAACATGTGTTGTATGAACTTTGCCAGCAAATGAAACTCCTGCCATTGCTTTCTTCGTCAATTGGTCAACTTTCCGGCGGAGAGTGGCAGCGTGTCAGGCTGGCAGGCACTTTTTTTCAGATATGGCCGGATTTGAATCCTGATGGGAGTTTACTCTTACTTGATGAGCCGACAAATAATCTTGATATTACTCAACAAGCCATTTTAGATAAGTTAACAAAAAGATTTTGTGCAGTGGGGGGAACGGTATTGTTGAGTAGTCATGATCTTAACCACACATATGAACAAGCGACAGAAGTATGGCTGCTCTTGCATGGAAGATTGCTAGTATCGGGTATGCCACAGAATGTAATGACAGAACGCAATTTGTCAGAAGTTTTTGAGGCCAATATTGGACATATTAAAAATGCCAGCTATAAATTATGGAGGGTCAGCCACGTGTAGTTTCCGTAAATAAATCCACCATAATTATTGCTTGCTATCTGCTTTTGGTGTTTGGTTGACCATAATTTGTTTTCCGTTGATGTTTTGTTAAAAAATCATCATTTAAGATTATTCAATTATAAAACAATTAGGATATACAAGGCACAAGGCGGTTATGGATAGTTTTTTGCCATTTTCTCGTCCTGCAATTGGCAGAGAAGAGATAGAAGCGGTAGAGAAAGTTTTATATTCAGGTTGGATTACCACAGGCCCACAAAACCATCAGTTAGAGCAAGATTTTTCTCTTATGTTTGGATGCAAACATGCTATTGCTCTATGTTCTGCTACAGCGGGAATGCATTTGGCTTTGTTGGCATTAGGTATAGGCCCAGGTGATGAAGTCATTACTCCTTCCCAAACTTGGGTTTCCACTATCAATATGATTTGTTTGTTGGGTGCTGAGCCTATCATGGTTGATGTTGATCGTGATACATTGATGGTCAGTGCAGAAACAATTAAAAAATCGATTACCCCCAAAACCAGAGCAATAATTCCCGTCCATTATGCGGGAGCGCCTTGTGACCTTGACGCTCTTCGCGCTGTCGCTCAAGAAGTTAATATTCCCCTGATTGAAGATGCAGCCCATGCGGTCGGCACCCGTTATAAAAATGAATGGGTCGGAGAGCAGGGAACCGCAATCTTTTCTTTTCATGCTATTAAAAACATGACCTGTGCAGAAGGTGGCATGTTCGTTACAGATGATGATGAGCTTGCCCAACGGATCCGTTGTCTAAAATTTCATGGCTTAGCGGTGGATGCTTTTGATAGGCAAATTCAGGGTAGGAAACCTCAAGCGGAAGTGATTGAGCCAGGGTTTAAATACAACCTGTCAGATATTCATGCGGCGATGGCAGTTGTGCAACTAGGCAAACTGGCATCAATGAATGAACGTCGTCGGGAATTGGTGGCTCGCTATTCTGATGCTCTTATTGATTCACCCTTGCAAATGCTGAAAGTTCCCGAATATGCGCATTTGCATTCCCACCATCTTTTTATGGTACGTGTTGACAAAAGTATCTGTGGTATTGACCGCGATACTTTTATGGCACGCTTAAAGGACAGAAATATTGGCACAGGTTTGCATTTCAGGGCCGCGCACACACAAAAATATTATCGTGAGCGTTATCCACAACTTTCCCTGCCTGTATCTGAGTGGAATTCGTCAACACTTTGTTCATTACCTCTTTTCCCAGATATGAACAATGACGATGTAGATCGTGTCGTGAATGTGATAACTGAAATTCTTTCGGAGCGTAGTAAGTGACATTTGAGAAGATCAAAAAAGTTTCAGTCGTTATTCCTGTTTACAATGAAGAAGACAGTTTACCCCAGTTGCTGGAAAGAACTCTCGCAGCGTGCCAAAAATTAGAACAGAAATACGAATTAATTTTGGTTGATGATGGCAGCCATGATAGTTCCGCCGAGATCTTAACCCAGGCGGCTGAATCTCCAGAAAATCATGTGATTGCGATTTTGCTTAACCGTAATTATGGACAACATTCAGCAATTATGGCTGGTTTCCATCAAGCTGATGGTGATCTGGTTATTACACTTGATGCTGATTTACAAAACCCGCCAGAAGAAATCCCTCGTTTAGTTAAAACGGCAGAAGAAGGATATGACGTTGTGGGTACACGTCGTATTCATCGTCAAGATTCTTGGTTCCGTAAAACTGCTTCTAAAATAATCAATGCGATGATAACCAAAGCGACAGGGCGTTCAATGGGCGATTATGGTTGTATGTTGCGCGCCTATCGACGTCACATTGTAAGTGCGATGCTTCAATGCCATGAACGCAGCACGTTTATTCCCATCCTTGCCAACACATTTGCACGCAGAACAGTAGAGATTGATGTAGCCCATGCAGAGCGTGAGTTTGGGGACTCCAAATACAGTTTTATGAAACTGATAAACCTGATGTATGACCTTCTGACGTGCTTAACAACTGCACCATTGCGGTTATTAAGTGTAGCGGGAAGCATCATTGCCATAGCAGGTTTTTTATTGGCGGTGTTATTGATTGTTTTACGCCTTATATTTGGTTCAATGTGGGCTGCTGAAGGGGTGTTTACCCTGTTTGCTATTCTCTTTATGTTCATCGGAGCACAGTTCGTCGCCATGGGACTGTTGGGTGAATACATTGGTCGCATATATAACGATGTTCGTGCTCGTCCGCGCTATTTTATTCAAAAAGTGGTCGGAGTTAAGAAGACTAACGATAATCAGGAAGAAAGCTAATGAAAGCAGTTATTTTTGCCTATCACGATATTGGTTGTGTCGGACTTAATGCATTAGTAAAAGCGGGTTTTGATGTTCAGGCGGTATTTACTCATACTGATGATCCAAATGAAAATCATTTTTTCTCCTCTGTTGCACGTATCGGTGCTGATTTGGGTTTACCCGTGTTTGCACCAGAAAATGTGAATCACCCGCTTTGGGTTGAACGCATTCGTGAGATGAAACCCGATGTCATTTTCTCTTTTTACTATCGCAATATGCTGAGTCAGGAAATTCTGTCACTGGCTGAAAAAGGCTCATTTAACCTTCATGGCTCCTTGTTACCGAAATATCGTGGTCGTGCTCCGGTTAACTGGGCGGTACTCAATGGAGAGACCGAAACCGGTGTAACATTACATAGAATGCTGGAAAAGCCAGATGCGGGAGATATCATCGCGCAGCAGGCTGTACCAATTGCTGACAATGATACTTCCTTGATAGCTCATGGAAAAATACGCGAAGCAGCAGTTGAATTATTGGATCACATTCTGCCGCAAATAAAATCAGGTCATTATCCGTCAATTCCACAGGATGAAAGCCAGGCAACTTATTTTGGCCGCCGCACCGCCGAAGATGGTGAAATAGCGTGGAATAGATCTGCCAAAGAAATTAATAACTTAGTCAGGGCAGTGACAGAGCCATATCCAGGAGCATTTACTTTTCTCGGTGAGCGTAAGATTACGATTTGGCGTTCACGCCCACTTAATCAATCCCACGGAAAACGCCCAGGCACTGTAATCTCGGCTGATCCATTTGTGATTGCTTGTGGTGATGGTGCACTGGAAATTATTAGCGGCCAGGGGGAGGCGGGGCTTTATGTTCAAGGTAATCGATTAGCTCTTGAGATAGGCATTGTAGCTGGGGCTTATGTTGGTCCCAGAGCGACAACCCAAGTCAGTCGTCGTAAGCGTGTACTCATTTTGGGCGTCAATGGATTCATTGGTAATCACCTGACTGAACGATTGTTGAGTGATGGCAATTATGATATTTACGGGATGGACATTGGCTCTTCTGCCATTGAACGATTTATTGGCAATCCTCGCTTTCACTTCATCGAAGGTGATATCAGCATTCATACCGAGTGGATTGAATATCACATCAAAAAATGTGATGTCATCCTGCCATTAGTGGCAATTGCAACTCCGATTGAATATACCCGTAATCCTTTGCGAGTCTTTGAACTGGATTTTGAAGAGAACCTTAAAATTGTTCGTTATTGTGTTAAGTACAATAAACGGATTGTTTTCCCATCCACATCCGAGGTTTACGGTATGTGTGATGATAAAGAATTTGATGAAGATACTTCACGTCTGATTATTGGACCTATTAATAAACAGCGTTGGATCTATTCAGTTTCAAAACAATTACTTGATCGAGTTATTTGGGCATATGGCACACAAGATGGCCTGAAATTCACCTTATTCCGCCCGTTTAACTGGATGGGGCCAAGGCTGGATAACCTAAATTCAGCGCGTATTGGGAGTTCAAGAGCCAT
The sequence above is drawn from the Xenorhabdus ishibashii genome and encodes:
- the pheS gene encoding phenylalanine--tRNA ligase subunit alpha, whose protein sequence is MSHLTELVAKAKAAVEEAQDVAALDLVRVEYLGKKGHLTLQMSSLRDLPAEERPAAGAVINQAKQEVQEALNVRKAKLESDVLNARLAAEKIDVSLPGRRMENGGLHPVTRTIERIETFFGELGFSVESGPEIEDDYHNFDALNIPAHHPARADHDTFWFDATRLLRTQTSGVQIRTMKDSQPPIRIIAPGRVYRNDYDQTHTPMFHQVEGLIVDKNISFTNLKGTLHDFLNNFFEDDMQIRFRPSYFPFTEPSAEVDVMGKNGKWLEVLGCGMVHPNVLRNVGIDPEVYSGFAFGMGMERLTMLRYGVTDLRAFFENDLRFLKQFK
- the pheT gene encoding phenylalanine--tRNA ligase subunit beta translates to MKFSELWLREWANPAINSEALSDQITMAGLEVDGVEKVAGQFHGVIVGEVVECGQHPNADKLRVTKVNVGGERLLDIVCGAPNCRQGLRVAVATIGAVLPGDFKIKPAKLRGEPSEGMLCSFSELGIADDQDGIIELPADAPIGIDLRDYMKLDDNAIEISITPNRADCLSIMGVARDVAVINKLSMTEPRIEAVKPTTDATFPIRVDAPEACPRYMGRVIKNVNVKATTPLWMREKLRRGGVRSIDPVVDITNYVLLELGQPLHAFDLERLNGSIIVRFAEQGEKLTLLDGNEIELSAETLVISDEKQALAMAGIFGGEYSGVNAETQHIMLECAFFAPLAIAGRARRYGLHTDASHRFERGVDPQLQYKAMEYATQLLVDICGGEAGEIVDVASESHLPKPATITLNRNKLDRLIGHHITDEQVTDILVRLGCQVTIQNGSWQAVAPSWRFDMQIEEDLVEEVARIYGYNNIPDVPVRADLMMTSHREADLPLKRVKTMLVDRGYQEAITYSFVDPKVQKYLHPQEEALLLPNPISADMSAMRLSLLTGLLVTVAYNQNRQQNRVRLFETGLRFVPDANAEHGIRQELMLGGVIAGNRFEEHWSIEKQAVDFFDLKGDLESVLELTGKLSKISFKAEEHPALHPGQSAGIYLGNNYIGYIGVVHPELERKLDLNGRTVVFELLWTGLVDRVIPEMKEVSRFPSNRRDIAIVVPENVAAEDVLAECKKVGVNHIVGINLFDVYCGKGVAEGYKSLAISLILQDTMRTLEEEEIAATVNKCVAALEQRFQASLRD
- the ihfA gene encoding integration host factor subunit alpha, which gives rise to MALTKAEMSENLFEKLGISKRDAKDLVEMFFEEVRRSLENGEQVKLSGFGNFDLRDKNQRPGRNPKTGEDIPITARRVVTFRPGQKLKNRVEKALPKE
- the btuC gene encoding vitamin B12 ABC transporter permease BtuC — encoded protein: MRSVYELITYQRKRNHRVMAVLSVLFVILFILSLCAGEIWFWPDQWLSEPARLFIWQLRLPRAIAVIVVGASLALSGAIMQALFENPLAEPGLLGISNGAGVVVVFLILIFHGIAPLWLLSVGAVLGAFFMTAILLVFSRKQQVTNTRLLLIGVAFGVIFGALMTWMVYFSTSLDLRQLMYWMMGSFSGIDWRQKWLFVVLLPAILWLSSKGNILNYLSLGELQARQLGVSHHKWRNVFVSVIGLLVGLSVALAGAISFIGLVIPHILRLIGLTDHKALLPACALAGSSGLLLADLVSRLSLSHAEVPIGVVTVTLGSPIFIWLLLRTRHY
- the btuD gene encoding vitamin B12 ABC transporter ATP-binding protein BtuD → MIGQPILELDNVNINNRLSSLSESVTAGKQIHLVGLNGSGKSTLLAAIAGVLPYSGTIRLHGRNLQDYRQHELAKRRAWLSQTSSVPAMPVFQYLDMFRPECAPLAQSEHVLYELCQQMKLLPLLSSSIGQLSGGEWQRVRLAGTFFQIWPDLNPDGSLLLLDEPTNNLDITQQAILDKLTKRFCAVGGTVLLSSHDLNHTYEQATEVWLLLHGRLLVSGMPQNVMTERNLSEVFEANIGHIKNASYKLWRVSHV
- the arnB gene encoding UDP-4-amino-4-deoxy-L-arabinose aminotransferase, with the translated sequence MDSFLPFSRPAIGREEIEAVEKVLYSGWITTGPQNHQLEQDFSLMFGCKHAIALCSATAGMHLALLALGIGPGDEVITPSQTWVSTINMICLLGAEPIMVDVDRDTLMVSAETIKKSITPKTRAIIPVHYAGAPCDLDALRAVAQEVNIPLIEDAAHAVGTRYKNEWVGEQGTAIFSFHAIKNMTCAEGGMFVTDDDELAQRIRCLKFHGLAVDAFDRQIQGRKPQAEVIEPGFKYNLSDIHAAMAVVQLGKLASMNERRRELVARYSDALIDSPLQMLKVPEYAHLHSHHLFMVRVDKSICGIDRDTFMARLKDRNIGTGLHFRAAHTQKYYRERYPQLSLPVSEWNSSTLCSLPLFPDMNNDDVDRVVNVITEILSERSK
- the arnC gene encoding undecaprenyl-phosphate 4-deoxy-4-formamido-L-arabinose transferase, whose amino-acid sequence is MTFEKIKKVSVVIPVYNEEDSLPQLLERTLAACQKLEQKYELILVDDGSHDSSAEILTQAAESPENHVIAILLNRNYGQHSAIMAGFHQADGDLVITLDADLQNPPEEIPRLVKTAEEGYDVVGTRRIHRQDSWFRKTASKIINAMITKATGRSMGDYGCMLRAYRRHIVSAMLQCHERSTFIPILANTFARRTVEIDVAHAEREFGDSKYSFMKLINLMYDLLTCLTTAPLRLLSVAGSIIAIAGFLLAVLLIVLRLIFGSMWAAEGVFTLFAILFMFIGAQFVAMGLLGEYIGRIYNDVRARPRYFIQKVVGVKKTNDNQEES
- the arnA gene encoding bifunctional UDP-4-amino-4-deoxy-L-arabinose formyltransferase/UDP-glucuronic acid oxidase ArnA: MKAVIFAYHDIGCVGLNALVKAGFDVQAVFTHTDDPNENHFFSSVARIGADLGLPVFAPENVNHPLWVERIREMKPDVIFSFYYRNMLSQEILSLAEKGSFNLHGSLLPKYRGRAPVNWAVLNGETETGVTLHRMLEKPDAGDIIAQQAVPIADNDTSLIAHGKIREAAVELLDHILPQIKSGHYPSIPQDESQATYFGRRTAEDGEIAWNRSAKEINNLVRAVTEPYPGAFTFLGERKITIWRSRPLNQSHGKRPGTVISADPFVIACGDGALEIISGQGEAGLYVQGNRLALEIGIVAGAYVGPRATTQVSRRKRVLILGVNGFIGNHLTERLLSDGNYDIYGMDIGSSAIERFIGNPRFHFIEGDISIHTEWIEYHIKKCDVILPLVAIATPIEYTRNPLRVFELDFEENLKIVRYCVKYNKRIVFPSTSEVYGMCDDKEFDEDTSRLIIGPINKQRWIYSVSKQLLDRVIWAYGTQDGLKFTLFRPFNWMGPRLDNLNSARIGSSRAITQLILNLVEGSPIKLVDGGEQKRCFTDIHDGIEALFRIIENRDGLCDSQIINIGNPTNEASIRQLAEMLLDSFEKHALRGHFPPFAGFKKIESSSYYGQGYQDVAHRKPSIKNAERLLGWKPTIDMKQTIDETLDFFLRGAVEESKGND